One Methanobrevibacter sp. genomic window carries:
- a CDS encoding lipopolysaccharide assembly protein LapB, with the protein MSDAIETAKKYIEDNNCKEALKLARKRHGKDDVEDYLTILDLLIDADYLLAVEEKGMYYQYYDKSHDNGDYGEKYFDQYLEKQPRSINVISDKALSRFNKGKIDEAIELMDKALDKYKSYSKIEKPRISKKEVLLGKIELLIQAKRYDDALSNLNTYENQFGGDEKSDLYKGQMLQKTGKNEKAIEYLDKSLQNEDTIIGFNAKGDALYDLKQYKDALKNYKTCINYESKIEDDLELVTNFNYKAAFCCVKLDDEQEAIKYLNKTINMLNEHGRLPNDLEMIYQKCSFEKERIMKKGEVKDEEFRKTRFFSARTSIIILIIILILYVILRYMGYH; encoded by the coding sequence ATGAGTGATGCAATCGAAACCGCCAAAAAATACATTGAAGATAATAATTGTAAGGAAGCTCTTAAATTAGCTAGAAAAAGACATGGAAAAGATGATGTTGAAGATTATTTGACCATTTTAGATTTATTAATTGATGCTGATTACTTACTTGCAGTTGAAGAAAAGGGAATGTATTACCAATATTATGACAAAAGCCATGACAATGGAGATTATGGTGAAAAGTATTTTGATCAATATCTAGAAAAGCAACCTCGTTCAATCAATGTAATAAGCGACAAGGCATTATCCAGATTCAATAAAGGAAAAATTGATGAAGCAATAGAGCTTATGGATAAAGCTCTTGACAAATATAAATCTTATTCAAAAATCGAAAAACCACGTATCAGCAAAAAAGAAGTATTGCTTGGAAAAATTGAGCTTTTAATTCAGGCAAAAAGATATGATGATGCATTATCCAATTTAAATACTTATGAAAACCAGTTCGGCGGTGATGAAAAATCCGATTTGTATAAAGGACAGATGCTTCAAAAGACCGGCAAAAACGAAAAAGCAATTGAGTACTTGGACAAGTCACTTCAAAATGAAGATACAATCATCGGTTTTAATGCAAAAGGCGATGCACTGTATGATTTGAAGCAGTATAAGGATGCATTGAAAAACTATAAAACCTGTATCAACTATGAAAGCAAAATCGAAGATGATTTGGAATTGGTTACTAATTTTAACTACAAAGCCGCTTTCTGTTGTGTTAAATTAGATGACGAACAGGAAGCCATCAAATATTTAAATAAAACCATAAACATGTTAAATGAACATGGAAGACTTCCAAATGATTTGGAAATGATTTATCAAAAATGTTCCTTCGAAAAGGAAAGAATCATGAAAAAAGGTGAAGTCAAAGATGAGGAATTCAGAAAAACCAGATTTTTTTCAGCCAGGACTTCAATTATAATATTGATAATTATTTTAATATTATATGTAATTTTGAGATATATGGGATACCATTAA
- the cbiQ gene encoding cobalt ECF transporter T component CbiQ: MPDITQIIRFDDLASKNSPIHNLESRIKLISTIFIILVCVVSKEIFIPIILEIMLLIILKIADLSYTDSLKRLLMLLPFGGAIIIFQPFIQPGNIIWSYSWLHVTDFGLNWAILLLVRMIVSLTAIIIYSSTTPLQEMASSFRKLKMPRDLAMILSIMVRFLFLFVDELSAIRKSQKSRNFSIHSKNTPYKWRVKQVGYTIGMMFLKAYEQGERVHKSMVSRGFSDASEMFDEKKSPEKSDYIYLISIIIIVIILEIIIFKYSGQLGYFGQNLAIN; encoded by the coding sequence ATGCCTGACATAACACAAATTATACGATTTGATGATTTAGCTTCAAAAAATAGTCCAATTCATAATTTAGAAAGTAGAATCAAGCTAATTTCAACAATATTTATTATTCTTGTCTGTGTTGTATCAAAAGAAATATTCATACCTATTATTTTGGAAATAATGCTATTGATTATACTGAAAATAGCAGATTTATCATATACCGATTCACTCAAAAGATTACTGATGTTACTTCCTTTTGGAGGAGCAATCATAATCTTTCAGCCATTTATCCAGCCTGGAAATATAATATGGAGCTATTCATGGTTGCATGTTACTGACTTTGGTCTTAATTGGGCAATACTGCTTTTAGTTCGTATGATTGTATCCCTAACTGCAATCATCATATATTCATCAACAACACCCCTTCAGGAAATGGCAAGCTCTTTTAGAAAGCTGAAGATGCCAAGGGATTTAGCAATGATACTTTCAATCATGGTTCGATTCTTATTCCTGTTTGTTGATGAACTCTCAGCAATCAGAAAAAGTCAAAAATCAAGAAATTTCAGCATTCACTCCAAAAACACTCCATATAAATGGAGAGTAAAACAAGTTGGATACACTATTGGAATGATGTTTTTAAAGGCATATGAGCAGGGAGAGAGAGTTCACAAAAGTATGGTAAGCCGTGGATTTTCAGACGCATCAGAAATGTTTGATGAAAAGAAATCTCCTGAAAAAAGTGATTATATTTATTTAATTTCAATAATTATTATCGTTATAATACTTGAAATAATCATATTTAAATATTCTGGACAATTAGGTTACTTTGGACAAAATTTAGCAATTAATTAG
- the feoB gene encoding ferrous iron transport protein B — protein MTELIVGLAGNPNVGKTTVFNRLTGMRQHVGNWPGKTVERAEGHFKHGSYDYDVIDLPGNYALSAHSMEEIVSRDFIVDDDSDVIINVVDAANLERNLYLTVQMMELGANLVMALNMNDFAKKKDHIIDIKLMSELLGFPVVEINAKTGDGFDELLNTVEKQAANPIDSSAKLAYGDELREHLGELQALVEKDNNLLDVPSVWTAIKLLERDSIVIDKVQKSSQSSAIMSETDKVAGHLQGIFNEGAEEVIANARYAFIGGLMTEAVKRPAVEKETTTDKIDKIVTNRILAIPIFIVIMWAMFQFTYTIGAPFQDMIDEAFGMLGEWVAGFIANEYLASFICDGIIGGVGGVLTFLPIIILMFLFLSILEDCGYLARAAFTLDKIMHKLVGLHGKAFIPMILGFGCGVPAIMATRTMENEGDRMLAMMLVPFMSCTARLPIYAIFVAAFFAENEGTVLLSIYLLGIVVALIVAAILKRTMFKGLSTPFVMELPTYKVPSVKGILLHTWEKVKGFLRKAGTIILACSIVLWALSIFPLGVEYGSAESVLGMIGSVIAPIFAPLGFGTWQAAVAIIAGLAAKEVVVATFGTLAGMEEDDEDGITQLVHDTFTPLSAFSFMAFTLLYTPCFAAIGAIKQETNSYKWALTMCAITLVTAYIVSFLIYNVGLLAGFG, from the coding sequence ATGACAGAATTAATTGTAGGATTAGCAGGAAACCCGAACGTGGGTAAAACTACAGTTTTCAACAGATTAACCGGTATGCGCCAACATGTAGGTAACTGGCCTGGAAAAACTGTCGAAAGGGCAGAAGGTCATTTCAAACATGGAAGCTATGATTATGATGTTATCGATTTACCGGGTAATTATGCATTAAGTGCTCATTCTATGGAAGAAATCGTATCAAGAGATTTCATCGTAGATGATGATTCTGATGTAATTATTAACGTAGTTGATGCTGCTAACTTAGAACGTAACTTATATTTAACAGTTCAAATGATGGAATTAGGTGCTAATTTAGTAATGGCACTTAACATGAACGATTTTGCAAAGAAAAAAGATCACATCATTGATATTAAATTGATGAGTGAACTTTTAGGATTCCCAGTTGTTGAAATTAACGCAAAAACTGGTGACGGATTTGATGAATTATTAAACACTGTTGAAAAACAGGCTGCAAATCCAATCGATTCAAGTGCAAAATTAGCTTATGGTGATGAATTAAGAGAACACCTAGGAGAATTACAGGCACTTGTTGAAAAAGACAATAATTTATTGGATGTTCCTTCAGTATGGACTGCAATTAAATTATTGGAAAGAGACTCAATTGTTATAGATAAAGTGCAAAAATCTTCTCAAAGTTCTGCTATAATGTCTGAAACTGATAAGGTAGCAGGTCACCTTCAAGGCATTTTTAATGAAGGTGCAGAAGAAGTTATTGCAAATGCAAGATATGCATTCATTGGTGGATTAATGACAGAAGCCGTTAAAAGACCGGCTGTTGAAAAAGAAACTACTACTGATAAAATTGATAAAATTGTTACAAACAGAATTTTAGCAATTCCAATTTTCATTGTTATCATGTGGGCTATGTTCCAGTTCACATACACTATTGGTGCTCCATTCCAGGACATGATTGATGAAGCATTTGGAATGTTAGGTGAATGGGTTGCAGGATTTATTGCAAACGAATATTTAGCTTCCTTCATCTGTGACGGTATCATTGGTGGAGTAGGTGGTGTTCTTACTTTCTTACCTATTATTATTCTAATGTTCTTGTTCTTAAGTATATTAGAAGACTGTGGTTACCTTGCAAGAGCAGCATTTACATTAGATAAAATCATGCACAAATTAGTAGGTCTTCACGGAAAAGCATTTATTCCTATGATTTTAGGATTCGGTTGTGGTGTACCTGCTATTATGGCTACAAGAACCATGGAAAACGAAGGGGACAGAATGTTAGCTATGATGCTCGTTCCATTCATGTCTTGTACTGCAAGATTACCAATTTATGCTATTTTTGTTGCAGCATTCTTCGCTGAAAATGAAGGTACTGTATTATTATCAATTTATCTATTAGGTATTGTTGTGGCACTTATTGTTGCAGCTATCCTCAAAAGAACTATGTTTAAAGGATTATCCACTCCATTCGTTATGGAATTGCCTACTTACAAAGTACCATCTGTAAAAGGTATTTTATTACACACTTGGGAAAAAGTAAAAGGATTCTTAAGAAAAGCAGGTACTATTATTCTTGCTTGTTCCATTGTATTATGGGCTTTAAGTATCTTCCCATTAGGTGTAGAATACGGATCTGCTGAAAGTGTATTAGGTATGATTGGTAGCGTAATTGCACCAATATTCGCTCCTTTAGGATTCGGAACCTGGCAAGCTGCAGTAGCAATCATTGCTGGTTTAGCTGCTAAAGAGGTAGTAGTAGCAACCTTCGGTACATTAGCTGGTATGGAAGAAGATGATGAAGACGGTATTACTCAGTTAGTACATGATACATTCACTCCATTATCTGCATTCTCATTCATGGCATTTACCTTATTATACACTCCATGTTTCGCAGCTATCGGTGCTATCAAACAAGAAACCAACAGTTACAAATGGGCTTTAACCATGTGTGCTATTACATTAGTAACTGCATATATCGTTTCCTTCTTGATTTACAATGTTGGTCTTTTAGCAGGATTTGGATAG
- a CDS encoding ATP-binding cassette domain-containing protein — translation MEHIHLETKELSFTYPDGTQALKNVNLKIKKGEKIAIMGPNGAGKSTLFSHFNGLSEPTSGHVEIDGEKIIFERDELLKVRQKVGIVFQDPNDQLFAPTVKEDVAFGPMNLGLEYDEVKSRISEALEMVGMSGFEDKTPHHLSGGQQKRVAIAGIIAMRPEIMILDEPTAGLDPEGVDKVLNILNKLNEEGISIVISSHDIEMVNQFADKIFVLYNGEIIAEGDKHQIFSDKELLKKAHLKAPVTTEILYKLKENGLTVDTEKISIDETVEEILKSKKS, via the coding sequence ATGGAACATATTCATTTAGAGACAAAAGAATTATCATTTACTTATCCTGACGGAACACAAGCTTTGAAAAATGTAAATCTCAAAATTAAAAAAGGTGAAAAGATTGCTATTATGGGACCTAACGGTGCAGGAAAATCAACATTGTTTTCTCATTTCAACGGTTTGAGTGAACCTACATCCGGACATGTTGAGATAGACGGTGAAAAAATCATTTTTGAACGTGATGAACTACTTAAAGTCAGACAGAAAGTTGGAATTGTGTTTCAAGATCCAAATGACCAACTGTTTGCACCTACAGTTAAAGAGGATGTGGCCTTTGGACCAATGAACTTAGGCTTAGAATATGATGAGGTAAAATCCAGAATATCAGAGGCCCTTGAAATGGTCGGAATGTCTGGTTTTGAGGATAAAACCCCACACCACTTAAGTGGAGGTCAGCAGAAAAGAGTGGCCATTGCAGGAATTATTGCAATGAGGCCTGAAATAATGATTCTTGATGAACCTACTGCCGGTCTTGACCCTGAAGGTGTTGATAAGGTATTGAATATCTTAAATAAGTTAAATGAAGAAGGAATAAGTATTGTCATTTCATCACACGATATAGAAATGGTCAATCAGTTCGCAGACAAGATATTTGTCTTGTACAATGGTGAGATAATTGCCGAAGGCGACAAGCACCAAATATTTTCAGACAAGGAATTGTTAAAAAAAGCTCACCTAAAAGCACCGGTGACAACTGAAATATTATATAAATTAAAAGAAAACGGATTAACTGTCGATACTGAAAAAATCAGTATTGATGAGACTGTTGAAGAAATATTAAAAAGTAAAAAAAGTTAA
- a CDS encoding FeoA family protein: MKTLKDAKPGETVTLVKYHQTGDVDLRRHLLGMGFVKGAKITVKKVATLGDPIEMSVKGYDVCLRKEEAENIEVE, from the coding sequence ATGAAAACCTTAAAAGATGCAAAACCTGGTGAAACCGTAACTTTGGTAAAATACCATCAAACCGGTGATGTAGATTTAAGAAGACATTTATTAGGTATGGGTTTTGTTAAAGGAGCTAAAATTACTGTTAAAAAAGTAGCTACTTTAGGAGATCCTATTGAAATGTCTGTAAAAGGATATGATGTTTGTCTTCGTAAAGAAGAAGCTGAAAATATTGAAGTGGAATAA
- a CDS encoding PDGLE domain-containing protein, producing MEQKDIMLIVVAIVICVVICVLSPYIASGDPDGLEKSAEDSGLAEDFSIEEINGIPDAAFPDYAFASDPDSQPLQIVALVIGVLVTLVLGFGVAYIVKK from the coding sequence ATGGAACAAAAAGACATCATGTTGATAGTTGTTGCTATTGTAATCTGTGTTGTAATATGTGTACTCTCACCATACATTGCGTCTGGTGACCCGGATGGACTCGAAAAATCAGCTGAAGATTCAGGATTAGCTGAAGATTTCTCAATAGAAGAAATCAACGGAATTCCTGATGCCGCATTCCCTGACTATGCATTCGCAAGTGATCCAGACAGCCAACCACTACAAATTGTAGCCTTGGTGATTGGAGTACTGGTAACATTAGTTTTAGGATTCGGTGTTGCATACATCGTTAAAAAGTAG